A single Mycolicibacterium cosmeticum DNA region contains:
- a CDS encoding condensation domain-containing protein, whose translation MVAMKPIQEWIGEPGVVISWHPSRASLAKVREAPVSDVPTSYQQEQHLLAYRKHVAEGTDMARLIIPGWDVPGQCDVRAMTHVINAYLRRHDTFHSWFEFAGDGDSGQIVRHTVTNPRDIKFVATEHGEMTAAQWREHVMSTPDPWQWDCFHFGVIQRADHFTIYLSVDHVHTDAMFIGLAFVEIHMMYDALVRGEAPLQLPEAGSYADYCIAQRAYTAGLTTESDEVRGWIDFLELNGGTLPGFSLPLGDPSQPHSGDVITMQLLDESQTDKFEAACTAAGARFSGGVFACGALAHAALTGQDTYSVITPTTTRRTQADFMTTGWFTGLVPIAVPVDVSSFADTALAAQASFDGGMDLAQVPFERVLELAADEGVDGVRAPDPGVPMLSFIDVGMLLPGVIEHFQSLGGRIYSDPRSAYQVGMWVNRAEKETTVTVAFPNNSIARESVLRYVEAMREVYLRVIDGQVPVESFGAAETDLDLKTA comes from the coding sequence GTGGTTGCGATGAAGCCGATCCAGGAGTGGATCGGTGAACCAGGGGTCGTGATCTCGTGGCACCCGTCCCGCGCATCGCTGGCGAAGGTACGCGAGGCACCGGTCAGCGACGTTCCGACCAGCTATCAGCAGGAACAGCATCTGCTCGCCTACCGCAAGCATGTGGCCGAGGGCACCGACATGGCCCGGCTCATCATCCCCGGCTGGGATGTCCCCGGGCAGTGCGATGTGCGGGCGATGACGCACGTGATCAACGCCTATCTGCGCCGGCACGACACGTTCCACAGCTGGTTCGAGTTCGCCGGCGACGGTGACTCCGGCCAGATCGTGCGGCACACGGTGACCAACCCGCGCGATATCAAGTTCGTGGCCACCGAGCACGGCGAGATGACGGCCGCGCAGTGGCGTGAGCACGTGATGTCCACCCCGGACCCGTGGCAGTGGGACTGCTTCCACTTCGGCGTCATCCAGCGTGCCGACCACTTCACCATCTACCTCAGCGTCGACCACGTGCACACCGACGCGATGTTCATCGGTCTGGCGTTCGTCGAGATCCACATGATGTACGACGCGCTGGTCCGCGGTGAGGCTCCGCTGCAGCTGCCCGAGGCGGGCAGCTACGCCGACTACTGCATCGCGCAGCGCGCCTACACCGCCGGGCTCACCACCGAGTCCGACGAGGTACGCGGGTGGATCGACTTCCTGGAACTCAACGGCGGCACGCTGCCCGGCTTTTCCCTGCCCCTAGGTGATCCGTCCCAGCCGCATTCCGGTGACGTCATCACCATGCAGCTGCTCGACGAGTCCCAGACCGACAAGTTCGAGGCCGCCTGCACGGCGGCGGGCGCGCGGTTCAGCGGTGGGGTGTTCGCCTGCGGAGCGCTGGCGCACGCGGCACTGACGGGGCAGGACACCTATTCGGTGATCACCCCGACGACCACCCGGCGCACCCAGGCCGACTTCATGACCACGGGCTGGTTTACCGGTCTGGTGCCGATCGCCGTTCCGGTGGACGTCAGCTCGTTCGCCGACACCGCGCTGGCCGCGCAGGCGTCCTTCGACGGTGGCATGGACCTGGCGCAGGTGCCGTTCGAGCGGGTGCTGGAGCTGGCCGCCGACGAAGGGGTCGACGGCGTGCGCGCACCGGACCCGGGTGTGCCGATGCTGTCGTTCATCGACGTCGGCATGCTGCTGCCCGGTGTCATCGAGCACTTCCAGAGCCTGGGCGGCCGGATCTACAGTGATCCGCGATCGGCCTACCAGGTGGGCATGTGGGTGAACCGGGCGGAGAAGGAGACGACGGTGACCGTCGCCTTCCCGAACAACTCGATCGCCCGCGAGTCGGTGCTGCGGTACGTGGAAGCGATGCGTGAGGTCTACCTTCGGGTGATCGACGGTCAGGTCCCGGTGGAGTCCTTCGGCGCCGCCGAAACCGATCTCGATCTCAAGACCGCCTGA
- a CDS encoding AMP-binding protein, whose protein sequence is MTQSSLVGVLRERASLQPDDLAYTYMNYEVDPEGVAISLTWAQLYRKVHSLAWELRQIAEIGDRAVIVAPQGLEYVIAFLATLQAGLIGVPLSVPQAGKGGRHDERIAAVIADSDPTILLTTSPVTESLTAYAVASGDRPAPVIVEVDKLDLDERRKNLKSREEFPETAYLQYTSGSTRTPAGVMVTNANVSANFEQFVYDQFGAFGHIAPAGTTVAIWLPFYHDMGLLFGIGYPILGGWHTVFTTPMAFTAKPARWVQMMASYPNVLTAGPNFAFELAAGRTTDEDMAGLDLGGVAALVSGAERVHEATLRRFAKRFAKFNFNPEVLKPSYGLAEATLYVATRAAGSPPVVVAFDSDKLAAGHAERCALEDGTALVSYGTETTPLVRIVDPETGVECPAGIIGEIWTYGENNCLGYWRKPEQTERVFKATIVEPSEGTPAGPWLRTGDLGVISEGDLFIIGRIKDLLIVRGRNHYPDDIESTITEITGGRVAAFSVEEDRTEQLVAFIEIKNRNGEFTDERLESLKRDVATAVSETHGISAADLVLVPSGSIPLTTSGKVRRSSCAEQYRNRDFTRVDDKVQSA, encoded by the coding sequence ATGACACAGAGTTCCCTCGTCGGTGTGCTGCGTGAACGCGCCAGCCTGCAGCCGGACGACCTGGCGTACACCTACATGAACTACGAGGTCGACCCGGAGGGTGTCGCGATCAGCCTGACCTGGGCGCAGCTGTACCGCAAGGTGCACAGCCTGGCCTGGGAGCTGCGTCAGATCGCCGAGATCGGCGACCGCGCCGTCATCGTCGCCCCGCAGGGCCTGGAATATGTCATCGCCTTCCTGGCCACGCTGCAGGCCGGGCTGATCGGCGTTCCGCTGTCGGTGCCGCAGGCGGGTAAGGGCGGCCGGCACGACGAGCGCATCGCGGCCGTGATCGCCGACTCGGACCCGACCATCCTGCTGACCACGTCGCCGGTCACCGAGTCGCTCACCGCGTACGCCGTCGCCTCCGGCGACCGGCCCGCCCCGGTGATCGTCGAGGTGGACAAGCTCGACCTCGACGAGCGGCGCAAGAACCTGAAGTCCCGCGAGGAATTCCCGGAGACCGCGTACCTGCAGTACACCTCCGGGTCCACCCGCACGCCGGCCGGCGTGATGGTGACCAACGCCAACGTGTCGGCGAACTTCGAGCAGTTCGTGTACGACCAGTTCGGGGCGTTCGGACACATTGCGCCCGCGGGTACGACGGTGGCGATCTGGCTGCCGTTCTATCACGATATGGGCCTGCTCTTCGGTATCGGCTATCCCATCCTGGGCGGCTGGCACACCGTGTTCACCACCCCGATGGCGTTCACGGCCAAGCCGGCCCGCTGGGTGCAGATGATGGCGAGCTACCCGAATGTGCTCACCGCCGGCCCCAACTTCGCCTTCGAGCTGGCCGCGGGCCGCACCACCGACGAAGACATGGCCGGGCTGGACCTCGGCGGGGTGGCCGCCCTGGTCAGCGGTGCCGAGCGGGTGCACGAGGCCACGCTGCGCCGCTTCGCAAAACGGTTCGCCAAGTTCAACTTCAACCCCGAGGTGCTCAAGCCGTCCTACGGCCTGGCCGAGGCCACCCTCTACGTCGCCACCCGTGCGGCCGGCAGCCCTCCGGTGGTGGTCGCCTTCGACTCCGACAAGCTGGCCGCCGGGCACGCGGAGCGCTGCGCGCTGGAGGACGGCACCGCGCTGGTCAGCTACGGCACCGAGACCACACCGCTGGTCCGGATCGTGGATCCGGAAACCGGGGTGGAATGCCCGGCCGGCATCATCGGCGAGATCTGGACCTACGGCGAGAACAACTGCCTGGGCTACTGGCGCAAGCCGGAGCAGACCGAGCGGGTGTTCAAGGCCACGATCGTCGAGCCCAGCGAGGGCACGCCGGCCGGTCCGTGGCTGCGCACCGGTGATCTCGGGGTCATCTCCGAGGGCGACCTGTTCATCATCGGCCGGATCAAGGACCTGCTGATCGTGCGCGGCCGCAACCACTACCCGGACGACATCGAGTCCACCATCACCGAGATCACCGGCGGCCGGGTGGCCGCGTTCTCGGTGGAGGAGGACCGCACCGAGCAACTGGTGGCGTTCATCGAGATCAAGAACCGCAACGGCGAGTTCACCGATGAGCGGCTCGAATCGCTCAAACGCGATGTGGCGACGGCGGTTTCGGAGACGCACGGGATCAGTGCGGCGGACCTGGTGCTGGTGCCCAGCGGCTCGATCCCGCTGACCACCAGCGGCAAGGTGCGCCGCTCCTCGTGCGCCGAGCAGTATCGCAATCGGGACTTCACCCGGGTCGACGACAAAGTGCAGTCGGCCTAG
- a CDS encoding glycosyltransferase — protein MRIVVAVHGTRGDVEPCAAVARELRTRGHEVKLAVPPNLIGFVESVGLGPAAAYGVDSQKQVESDAFQNYWKVKNPVAAIRDGIAYYTDGWADMNATLTELAADADIILTGTTYQEVAANVAEHYGIPMAALHYFPARPNSHLLPVPLPSWAIKPGFAVGEWALWRLGKSAEDAQRRTLGLPATTVRSAKRIVAAGALEIQAYDPSFFPGLDQEWGGSRPLVGGITLQLETAVDDEVMSWIGAGSPPIYFGFGSMPVQSPADAVAMITEVCAELGERALISAGVWELDQLPQADHVKLVGAVNHSAVFPACRAVVHHGGAGTTAAGARAGVPTLVLWVSADQPVWARAVRKLKIGGSQRFTSMTKKSLTDALRAVLDPAVARRARDFAAGMTTPAQSVATAADLIENASRAVKAG, from the coding sequence ATGAGAATCGTTGTGGCCGTCCACGGCACGCGTGGTGACGTGGAGCCCTGCGCCGCCGTTGCCCGCGAACTGCGCACCCGTGGCCACGAGGTGAAACTGGCCGTCCCGCCCAACCTCATCGGATTCGTCGAGTCGGTCGGCCTCGGCCCGGCCGCCGCCTACGGGGTGGACTCCCAGAAGCAGGTGGAAAGCGATGCCTTCCAGAATTATTGGAAGGTCAAGAACCCCGTCGCCGCGATCCGTGACGGCATCGCCTATTACACCGACGGGTGGGCGGACATGAACGCCACGCTGACCGAGCTGGCCGCCGACGCCGACATCATCTTGACCGGCACCACCTATCAGGAGGTCGCCGCCAACGTCGCCGAGCACTACGGCATCCCGATGGCCGCCCTGCACTATTTCCCGGCCCGTCCGAACAGCCACCTGCTGCCCGTCCCGTTGCCGTCGTGGGCGATCAAACCGGGTTTCGCGGTGGGCGAATGGGCGTTGTGGCGGCTCGGCAAGTCCGCCGAGGACGCCCAACGCCGCACGCTCGGGCTGCCGGCCACCACCGTGCGGTCGGCGAAGCGGATCGTGGCGGCCGGCGCCCTGGAAATCCAGGCCTACGATCCCAGCTTCTTCCCCGGCCTGGATCAGGAGTGGGGCGGCAGCCGCCCCCTGGTCGGCGGCATCACCCTGCAGCTGGAGACCGCCGTCGACGACGAGGTGATGTCCTGGATCGGCGCGGGCAGCCCGCCGATCTACTTCGGTTTCGGCAGCATGCCGGTGCAGTCCCCCGCCGACGCGGTCGCCATGATCACCGAGGTGTGCGCCGAACTCGGCGAGCGGGCCCTGATCAGTGCGGGCGTCTGGGAACTCGACCAGCTGCCCCAGGCCGACCACGTCAAACTGGTCGGGGCGGTGAACCATTCGGCGGTCTTCCCGGCCTGCCGCGCGGTGGTGCACCACGGTGGTGCCGGCACCACCGCCGCCGGGGCCCGCGCCGGGGTACCCACCCTGGTGCTGTGGGTGTCGGCCGATCAGCCGGTGTGGGCCCGCGCGGTGCGCAAGCTGAAAATCGGTGGCTCGCAACGGTTCACCTCGATGACCAAGAAGTCGCTCACCGACGCGCTGCGCGCCGTGCTGGATCCCGCCGTCGCGCGCCGCGCCCGTGACTTCGCCGCGGGCATGACCACCCCGGCGCAGAGCGTCGCCACGGCGGCCGACCTCATCGAGAATGCGTCACGCGCGGTGAAGGCCGGCTGA
- a CDS encoding transcriptional regulator, giving the protein MPRTDENGRQLKALLDYLLDGDVEAKDIYDALGISSSTYYRRIKEASYPDAEELRQVADRFSLSYPDLQIRFGLMSRQEVWNYIESTPFTVTAVKEAVREDTATRRQTRPPRLSELSPRSDAPPL; this is encoded by the coding sequence GTGCCTCGTACCGATGAGAACGGTCGCCAACTCAAGGCGTTGCTGGATTACCTGCTCGACGGCGACGTCGAAGCCAAGGACATCTACGACGCGCTGGGCATCTCCAGCAGCACGTACTACCGCCGCATCAAGGAGGCCAGCTACCCCGACGCCGAGGAGCTGCGCCAGGTGGCGGACCGTTTTTCGCTGAGTTATCCCGATCTGCAAATCCGCTTCGGCCTCATGAGCCGACAGGAGGTGTGGAACTACATCGAATCCACGCCCTTCACCGTCACCGCGGTGAAGGAGGCGGTGCGGGAAGACACCGCCACCCGCCGACAGACCAGGCCGCCGCGACTCTCCGAATTGTCGCCGCGTAGCGACGCGCCGCCCCTCTAA
- the ileS gene encoding isoleucine--tRNA ligase, with the protein MASYPKPTGGSPNFPALEADVLEYWAADDTFRASIDRRDGAPEYVFYDGPPFANGLPHYGHLLTGYVKDIVPRYRTMRGFKVERRFGWDTHGLPAELEVQRQLGIADKAQIEQMGIEKFNDACRASVLKYTDEWRAYVTRQARWVDFDNDYKTLDLGFMESVIWAFKQLWDKGLAYEGNRVLPYCWNDETPLSNHELRMDDDVYQSRQDPALTVGFRATDGPVAGSHLLIWTTTPWTLPSNQAVAVNPEVTYVAVDGPDGNRYVLAEARLAAYARELGEEPVVVGSYPGAALVGTRYTPPFPYFPDAVNSFQVLAADFVSTDDGTGIVHMAPAYGEDDKATADTADIVAVTPVDSKGRFDATVPDYAGQHVFDANPQIIRDLKNGTGSAGANGAVLLRHETYEHSYPHCWRCRNPLIYRAVSSWFIKVTEFRDRMVELNQQITWYPEHVKDGQFGKWLSNARDWSVSRNRYWGSPIPVWKSDDPAYPRIDVYGSLDELERDFGVRPDNLHRPYIDELTRPNPDDPTGKSMMRRIEDVFDVWFDSGSMPYAQVHYPFENRDWFDGTPDVEAHFPGDFIVEYIGQTRGWFYTMHVLATALFDKPAFKTCVAHGIVLGNDGQKMSKSLRNYPDVSEVFDRDGSDAMRWFLMASPILRGGNLIVTEQGIREGVRQVQLPFWNAYTFLTLYAPKRGVWRTDSTHVLDRYILAKLAALRDDLTDSLDVCDISGACEQLRQFTEALTNWYVRRSRSRFWEEDAEAIDTLHTVLEVTGRLAAPLLPLVSEVIWRGVTGERSVHLTDWPAADLLPADPDLVAAMDQVREVCSTGSSLRKAKKLRVRLPLPKLTVAVADPAALAPFAELIADELNVKAVEFTDDIDAYGRFELAVNARVAGPRIGKDVQAAIKAVKAGAGVVNPDGTLTAGPAVLLEGEYTAKLVAAEPEWTAALPDGAGLVVLDGTVTPELEAEGWAKDRIRELQELRKATGLDVSDRISVVMAVPDRLAEWADTHRELIAGEVLATSFELVGADGLPDGSEIGDGVRVVLAKA; encoded by the coding sequence GTGGCCAGCTACCCGAAACCGACGGGCGGATCGCCCAACTTCCCCGCGCTGGAAGCCGACGTCCTGGAGTACTGGGCCGCCGACGACACCTTCCGCGCCAGCATCGACCGCCGCGACGGCGCCCCGGAGTACGTCTTCTACGACGGCCCGCCGTTCGCCAACGGGCTGCCGCATTACGGCCACCTGCTCACCGGCTACGTCAAGGACATCGTCCCGCGCTACCGCACCATGCGCGGCTTCAAGGTGGAACGCCGATTCGGCTGGGACACCCACGGCCTGCCCGCCGAACTCGAGGTGCAGCGCCAGCTCGGCATCGCCGACAAGGCGCAGATCGAACAGATGGGCATCGAGAAGTTCAACGACGCGTGCCGCGCCTCGGTGCTCAAGTACACCGACGAGTGGCGTGCGTACGTCACCCGGCAGGCCCGCTGGGTCGATTTCGACAACGACTACAAGACGCTGGATCTGGGCTTCATGGAGTCGGTGATCTGGGCGTTCAAACAGCTGTGGGACAAGGGCCTGGCATATGAGGGCAACCGGGTGCTGCCGTACTGCTGGAACGACGAGACACCGCTGTCCAACCACGAACTGCGGATGGACGACGACGTCTACCAGAGCCGGCAGGACCCGGCACTGACGGTCGGGTTCCGGGCAACCGATGGTCCGGTCGCGGGCAGCCACCTGCTCATCTGGACCACCACGCCGTGGACGCTGCCGTCCAACCAGGCCGTCGCGGTCAACCCCGAGGTCACCTACGTCGCGGTCGACGGCCCCGACGGGAACCGCTACGTGCTCGCCGAGGCCCGGCTGGCCGCCTACGCCCGCGAACTCGGCGAGGAGCCGGTGGTGGTCGGCAGTTACCCCGGCGCGGCGTTGGTCGGCACGCGCTACACCCCGCCGTTCCCGTACTTTCCGGACGCGGTCAACTCCTTCCAGGTGCTGGCCGCCGACTTCGTCAGCACCGACGACGGCACCGGCATCGTGCACATGGCGCCGGCCTACGGCGAAGACGACAAGGCCACCGCCGACACCGCCGATATCGTCGCGGTCACCCCCGTCGACTCCAAGGGCCGCTTCGACGCGACCGTGCCCGACTACGCCGGGCAGCACGTGTTCGACGCCAATCCCCAGATCATCCGCGACCTGAAGAACGGCACCGGCTCGGCGGGCGCGAACGGCGCCGTGCTGCTGCGCCATGAGACCTACGAGCACTCCTACCCGCACTGCTGGCGCTGCCGCAACCCGCTGATCTACCGCGCGGTGTCGTCCTGGTTCATCAAGGTCACCGAGTTCCGGGACCGCATGGTGGAACTCAACCAACAGATCACCTGGTATCCCGAGCACGTCAAGGACGGCCAGTTCGGCAAGTGGCTGTCCAATGCCAGGGACTGGTCGGTATCGCGAAATCGTTACTGGGGCAGCCCGATCCCGGTGTGGAAGTCCGACGACCCGGCCTACCCGCGGATCGACGTGTACGGCAGCCTGGACGAGCTGGAACGCGATTTCGGGGTGCGCCCGGACAACCTGCACCGGCCCTACATCGACGAGCTGACCCGGCCCAACCCCGACGACCCGACCGGCAAGTCGATGATGCGCCGGATCGAGGACGTGTTCGACGTGTGGTTCGACTCGGGCTCGATGCCGTACGCCCAGGTGCACTACCCGTTCGAGAACCGGGACTGGTTCGACGGTACGCCGGATGTCGAGGCGCATTTCCCCGGCGATTTCATCGTCGAGTACATCGGCCAGACCCGCGGCTGGTTCTACACCATGCATGTGCTGGCCACCGCGCTGTTCGACAAGCCCGCGTTCAAAACCTGTGTGGCACACGGCATCGTGCTGGGCAACGACGGCCAGAAGATGAGCAAGTCGCTGCGCAACTACCCGGACGTGTCCGAGGTGTTCGACCGCGACGGGTCCGACGCGATGCGCTGGTTCCTGATGGCCTCACCGATCCTGCGCGGCGGCAACCTGATCGTCACCGAGCAGGGCATCCGCGAGGGCGTGCGCCAGGTGCAGTTGCCGTTCTGGAACGCCTACACGTTTCTCACGCTGTACGCGCCGAAGCGCGGCGTCTGGCGCACCGACTCCACCCATGTGCTGGACCGCTACATCCTGGCCAAGCTGGCCGCCCTGCGTGACGACCTGACGGATTCACTCGACGTCTGCGATATCTCCGGGGCGTGTGAGCAGCTGCGCCAGTTCACCGAGGCGCTGACGAATTGGTATGTGCGGCGGTCGCGTTCCCGGTTCTGGGAGGAGGACGCCGAGGCCATCGACACCCTGCACACGGTGCTCGAGGTGACCGGCCGGCTGGCCGCGCCGCTGCTGCCGCTGGTGTCGGAGGTGATCTGGCGTGGGGTGACGGGGGAGCGGTCGGTACACCTGACCGACTGGCCGGCGGCGGACCTGCTGCCCGCCGATCCGGACCTGGTGGCGGCCATGGACCAGGTGCGCGAGGTGTGCTCGACGGGGTCCTCGCTGCGCAAGGCCAAGAAGCTGCGGGTGCGGTTGCCGCTGCCGAAACTGACCGTGGCGGTGGCCGACCCGGCCGCGCTGGCCCCGTTCGCCGAGCTGATCGCCGATGAGCTCAACGTCAAGGCGGTCGAGTTCACCGACGATATCGACGCCTACGGCCGCTTCGAGCTCGCCGTCAACGCCCGGGTGGCCGGGCCGCGGATCGGCAAGGACGTGCAGGCCGCCATCAAGGCGGTGAAGGCCGGTGCGGGCGTGGTCAATCCGGACGGGACCCTGACCGCCGGGCCCGCCGTGCTGCTGGAGGGCGAGTACACCGCCAAACTTGTTGCCGCCGAACCCGAGTGGACGGCCGCCCTGCCCGACGGCGCGGGGCTGGTGGTGCTGGACGGGACGGTCACCCCGGAGTTGGAGGCCGAGGGCTGGGCCAAGGACCGCATCCGGGAGTTGCAGGAACTGCGCAAGGCCACCGGCCTGGACGTGTCCGACCGCATCTCGGTCGTGATGGCGGTGCCGGACCGGCTGGCCGAGTGGGCGGACACGCACCGCGAGCTGATCGCCGGGGAGGTGCTGGCCACCAGCTTCGAATTGGTGGGCGCGGACGGCCTGCCCGACGGCAGCGAGATCGGCGACGGGGTGCGGGTGGTGCTGGCGAAGGCCTGA
- a CDS encoding FkbM family methyltransferase: protein MALFDAQQKHERIVARLRGWPGPLGAGILEWYAAAMRRWAPEQDGVTYFGATVRCDPVDTIQRMILLFKVWEPGVSAVIEANLRPGDVFVDIGANIGYDSLLAASLGADVVAVEAAPSTFGRLVGNLDRNPDLGCRVRAVNVAVSDRPGELDLYEFGPSNTGATTTIAARHGTRCATVQAARLGDILTPAERSAVRLIKMDVEGAEPAILDDLLDHLDDYPARMDIVIEANPQDDQARFGALFGRLRDAGFTAWSIENRYGNGWYLHWRATPPRRLDAAPEQRCDLLLTRRDTL from the coding sequence ATGGCCTTGTTCGACGCACAGCAAAAGCACGAGCGGATCGTGGCGCGGCTCAGGGGTTGGCCCGGCCCACTCGGCGCGGGAATCTTGGAGTGGTACGCCGCGGCCATGCGACGCTGGGCCCCCGAACAGGACGGTGTGACGTACTTCGGTGCCACCGTGCGCTGCGATCCGGTCGACACCATCCAGCGGATGATCCTGTTGTTCAAGGTGTGGGAGCCGGGTGTCTCCGCGGTGATCGAGGCCAACCTGCGTCCCGGCGACGTGTTCGTCGACATCGGCGCGAACATCGGCTACGACAGCCTGCTCGCCGCCAGCCTGGGTGCGGACGTGGTGGCGGTGGAGGCAGCGCCGAGCACCTTCGGCCGGTTGGTCGGCAATCTGGACCGCAATCCCGACCTCGGTTGCCGGGTCCGGGCGGTGAACGTGGCGGTGTCCGACCGGCCCGGCGAGCTCGACCTGTACGAATTCGGGCCGTCCAACACCGGGGCCACCACCACCATCGCCGCGCGGCACGGCACCCGGTGCGCGACGGTGCAGGCCGCCCGGCTCGGCGACATCCTGACCCCCGCCGAACGGTCCGCCGTCCGGTTGATCAAGATGGACGTCGAGGGGGCCGAACCGGCGATCCTCGACGACCTCCTCGATCATCTCGACGACTATCCCGCCCGCATGGACATCGTCATCGAGGCCAACCCGCAGGACGACCAGGCCCGCTTCGGCGCGCTGTTCGGGCGGTTGCGCGACGCCGGTTTCACGGCCTGGTCGATCGAGAACCGGTACGGCAACGGGTGGTACCTGCACTGGCGGGCCACCCCACCGCGGCGGCTGGACGCCGCGCCCGAGCAGCGGTGCGACCTGCTGCTCACCCGGCGCGACACCCTGTGA
- a CDS encoding RNA-binding S4 domain-containing protein, producing the protein MDDVPIRDETIRLGQFLKLAGLIDTGSDAKSVIAEGLVRVNDEVDTRRGRQLQPGDVVSFAGRAARVARP; encoded by the coding sequence ATGGACGACGTGCCCATCCGCGACGAGACGATCCGGCTCGGGCAGTTCCTCAAACTGGCCGGTCTGATCGACACCGGCTCGGACGCCAAGTCCGTGATCGCCGAGGGCCTGGTGCGCGTCAACGACGAGGTGGACACCCGCCGGGGCAGGCAGTTGCAGCCCGGTGACGTGGTGTCGTTCGCCGGTCGCGCGGCGCGGGTCGCCCGGCCCTGA
- a CDS encoding DNA polymerase IV, translated as MDAFFASVEQLTRPTLRGRPVLVGGLGGRGVVAGASYEARVYGARSAMPMHQARRLVGAPAVVLPPRGAVYGVASGRVFDTVRSVVPVLEQLSFDEAFGEPAELAGATAVEVENFCAALRAKVLAETGLVASVGAGSGKQVAKIASGLAKPDGIRVIERSAERALLDGLPVRRLWGIGPVAEEKLSRLGIETIGAFAALTDGEVADILGGTVGPALHRLARGIDDRPVAERAEAKQISAESTFPEDLRTLDQLREAAGPIGEHAHRRLTKDGRGARTVTVKLKKSDMSTLTRSATLPYATTDAATLISTARRLLLDPVEVGPIRLVGVGFSGLSQVQQESLFPDLDQVHDDIAEHPAAPSAAAPAPAPWRIGDDVTHRRYGHGWLQGAGHGVMTVRFETRAGGPGVARTFAADDDEITRADPVDSLDWQDYLAGLYQNTE; from the coding sequence ATGGACGCGTTCTTCGCGTCCGTCGAGCAGCTGACCCGGCCGACCCTGCGCGGCCGGCCGGTCCTGGTCGGCGGGCTGGGCGGGCGCGGTGTGGTGGCCGGCGCCAGTTACGAGGCCCGGGTGTACGGCGCGCGTTCGGCGATGCCGATGCACCAGGCCCGCCGGCTGGTCGGGGCGCCCGCGGTGGTGCTGCCGCCGCGCGGCGCGGTCTACGGGGTGGCCAGTGGCCGCGTGTTCGACACGGTGCGCTCGGTGGTGCCGGTGCTCGAACAACTGTCCTTCGACGAGGCGTTCGGCGAGCCCGCCGAGCTGGCCGGCGCGACGGCCGTCGAGGTGGAGAACTTCTGCGCCGCGTTGCGCGCCAAGGTGCTGGCCGAAACCGGTCTGGTGGCGTCGGTCGGTGCGGGCTCCGGCAAGCAGGTCGCCAAGATCGCCTCGGGTCTGGCCAAGCCGGACGGTATCCGGGTGATCGAGCGCAGCGCCGAACGGGCCCTGCTGGACGGGTTGCCGGTGCGGCGGCTCTGGGGCATCGGCCCGGTCGCCGAGGAGAAGCTCAGCCGGCTCGGTATCGAGACCATCGGCGCGTTCGCCGCGCTCACCGACGGCGAGGTCGCCGACATCCTGGGTGGCACGGTCGGTCCGGCACTGCACCGGCTGGCGCGGGGCATCGACGACCGGCCGGTGGCCGAACGCGCCGAGGCCAAGCAGATCAGTGCCGAGTCGACGTTCCCCGAAGACCTGCGCACCCTCGACCAGCTCCGCGAGGCCGCCGGACCGATCGGCGAACACGCGCACCGGCGACTGACCAAGGACGGCCGGGGTGCCCGCACCGTCACCGTCAAACTCAAGAAGTCGGATATGAGCACCCTGACCCGGTCGGCCACCCTGCCGTATGCCACCACCGACGCGGCCACGCTGATCTCCACGGCCCGCCGGCTGCTGCTCGACCCCGTCGAGGTCGGCCCGATTCGCCTTGTCGGCGTGGGCTTTTCGGGACTGTCGCAGGTGCAGCAGGAGTCGTTGTTCCCCGACCTCGACCAGGTGCACGACGATATCGCCGAACACCCGGCGGCACCGTCGGCCGCGGCGCCGGCGCCGGCCCCGTGGCGCATCGGTGACGATGTGACACACCGGCGGTACGGGCACGGCTGGCTGCAGGGGGCCGGCCACGGGGTGATGACGGTCCGGTTCGAGACGCGGGCCGGCGGACCGGGCGTGGCCAGGACCTTCGCCGCCGACGACGACGAGATCACCCGCGCCGACCCGGTGGACAGCCTGGATTGGCAGGACTATCTGGCCGGTCTCTACCAGAACACCGAATAG